DNA from Deltaproteobacteria bacterium PRO3:
CTCCTCGAAGGCTACGGCGATCAAGCGGGGTATCCGGCCTGGTATCTGGATCCCGAGGGAAAATACCTCTACTACACGGTCTTGACCGGCTGCGGTTTCGAGAGCGACGGCATGGCGATCTTCCGCTCGGACCTTCGCGGGACGCGGATCGAGCCGGTCCTCGGGAGCTGCGACAACCTCGCGATGGAGGCGCTGGCGGAGGGCGGGAAGACTTATTTACTGATCCGCGAGTCGAATTCCGGGATCGGCAACACGGGCTTTTGGATCTTTTCCCTGGATTCGAACCAACCCCTGGTTCACGCGGGCGGCATTTTGGAAAAGGCGACGCAGGCCGGGAAGTTTCGTTATTGCGCTGGCAACGAGGAAGAGAAGGGTGCCTGCGCGGAGATTTCGATGCAGACCCTCCTGCAGCGCCAGGCCCCGTTGCGGCTCCTGCCCCGCTTTCCGCTCACCGCGCGCACCGTCCAAGACGAGGTCCCCCTCCGTGTTCCCGAAGGTTCCTTGCCCTGCGGCCTGGAGCCGACGGCCCGCACGGAGAAAATCCCGCACCGGGGCTCCCCGGTCGTCATCCTGGATACCTGCAAGGAACGCGGCGTTTACGAGGTCTATTTTCGGGGACTGCGGGGGACGGTTTCGAAGAACCAACTCCAGGGCTTCCAGGTCAAGTAGCGGCGCTACACCTCGCCCAGGTAGGCCTTCCGTACGGCGGGATCCTTCAAGAGCTCCGAGGCCTTGCCCTCCATCGTGATCTCGCCGGTTTCCAGCACGTAGGCGCGGTCGGCGGTCTCGAGGGCCAGGTAGGCGTCCTGCTCGATCAGCAACAGCGTGGTCCCCTCCCGGTTGATCTCCTTCAGGGTCTTGAAGATCTGCTGCACCAGGGCCGGCGCGATGCCCAGCGAGGGTTCGTCAAGCAACAGCAACGTGGGCCGGCTCATCAGGGCGCGGCCGATCGCGAGCATCTGCTGCTCGCCGCCGCTGAGCGTGCCCGCGCTCTGGGCGATGCGCTCGCGCAGCCGCGGGAAGAGGCCGAAGATCCGTTCCATATCGCCGGCGAAATTCTTGCGGTCGCGGCGTCCGTAGGCGCCCAGCTCCAAATTTTCCTTCACGCTCAAGTTGGCGAAGATCATGCGCCCCTCCGGGACTTGGGCGACCCCGTGCGCGACGATGCGGTGGCTGGGCTCGCGGGCCAGGTCGACCTGGTGGCCGGGCGTCTCGTAGCGCAGGCTGCCGCGGCTCGGCCGGATCAGGCCGGAGATGCTGCGCACCAGCGTCGTCTTGCCGGCGCCGTTGCTGCCGATCAGCGTGACGATCTCGCCCGCCTTGACGTGGAGGCTCACGCCTTTCAGGGCGTGGATGGCGCCGTAGTGGACGTGGAGGTCTTGGATCGTGAGCATGGCTAAAGCTTCGGCGCCCTTTCTCCCAGGTAGGCCTCGATGACCTTGGGGTCGCTGCGGATCTGCTCGGGCGTGCCCTCGGCGATGGGGACGCCGTAGTCCAGCACCAGGATGCGCGGGCAGAGGTTCATCACCACCGCCATGTCGTGCTCGATCAGCAGGATCGAGAGTTTCAGCTCCTCGTGAAGGCGCCGGATCAGTTCGATGAGCTCGCGCTTCTCGGAGGCGTTCATGCCGGCGGCAGGCTCGTCGAGCAGCAGCAGCTTGGGCCGGGTCGCCAGCGCGCGGACCATCTCGAGGCGGCGCTGGTCGCCGTAAGAGAGGTTCTTGGCGCGTTCGTCGCGGTGTTCGGCCAGGTGAAAGCGCTCGAGCAGGGCCTCGGCCTCGGCGGCGATGGCGGCTTCTTCCGCATGGAATTTCTTTCCCGCGAGGACCGCGTCCCACAGCGAGTAGCCGACGCGCTGGTAGCAGGCCGCGCGGACGTTGTCCAAGACGCTTAAGTCCGGGAAGAGGCGGATGTTCTGGAAGGTGCGGGCGACGCCCAGGCGGTTGATCTCCTGCGGCTTGAGCGGGTTGAGCAGGGTGTCTTGGAAACGCAGCTCCCCGGAGGTGGGGACGTAGACGCCGGTCAGCAGGTTGAAGAAGGTGGTCTTGCCCGCACCGTTGGGCCCGATGATGGCCATCAGCTCCTGGGCCTTTAGCGAGAAGCTCAAGCCCGAGAGGGCCTTGAGCCCGCCGAAGGAGATGCCGCAGTCTTGGACTTCCAAAAGCGTCATGACGACCTAACCCATTGTTTGATCGATACCCCCTTCGAGCGCAGCAGCATCGTCGCGATGATGAGCAGGCTGTAGAGGATCATCCGCCACTCCGCGAAGCCGCGCAGCAGTTCGGGGAGCATGGTCAGCAGGGCGGCGGCGATCACCACCCCCCAGAGATTCCCCATGCCGCCCAAGACGACCATGACGACGAAGTCGACGGATTTCAAAAAACCGAAGCTGTTGACGTGCAGGTAGTTCAAATAGTGGGCGTAGAGCCCTCCTCCAAGGCCCGCGAAGCCCGCGCCGATCACGAAGGCCGTCACCTTGACGCGGGTGTTGGAGATGCCCAGGGAGAGGGCCGCGATCTCGTCCTCGCGGATCGCCGCGAAGCTCAGGCCCTTCGCCGTCCGGGTGATCCGTCCGATCACGTAGACGGTGAGTGCGGCGAAGAGGAAGACCCAGAAGAAGTTCGCATAGCCGGGGATGTCGGAGAAGCCCCGCGCCCCGCCGACGACCTCCATGTTGTTGATGACGACCAGGACGATCTCGCCGAAGCCCAGGGTCGCGATCGCCAGGTAGTCGCCGCGCAGCCTTAAGGTCGGGAGTCCGATCGCCAGGCCGGAGAGGATGGCGGCGCAGACCCCGACGGCGAGAGAGACGAGGAAAAGCAAAGGATCCAGGGCCGTCGCCGGCAGGAAACCCAGCAGCCCGCGCAGCGCCGGGTGCGCATAGACGCTGAAGGCCGCCGAGGCGTAGGCCCCGACCGCCATGAAGCCGGCGTGCCCCAAGTTGAACTGCCCCGTGTAGCCGTTGATCAGGTTGAGCGAGGTCGCCATGACGACGTTGATCCCGATGTAGACCAGGATCTGCAGGTAGTAGGGGTTGAGGTAGGCGTCGAAGGCGCGATTCAAGCCCCACAGGACGGCGACGCAGAGCAGGACGGCGAGGAGACGCTTCATCAGACCTTCTCCCGCGTGCTCTTCCCCAAAATTCCTTCCGGACGGAACAAGAGGATGAGAATTAATATGATGAAGGCCAGGGCGTTGCGGTAGGTGCTGGAGATGTAGCCCGCGACCAGCGTCTCGGCGACGCCCATGATCAGGCCGCCGATCAAGGCCCCGGGGATGTTGCCGATCCCGCCCAGGACCGCCGCGACGAAGGCCTTCAGCCCCGGCATCAGGCCCATCAACGGGTCGATCTTCGGGTTGGAGAGTCCCACCAGGATACCGGCGGCCGCGGCCAACACCGAGCCCAGGACGAAGGTGAGACTGATGATGCGGTTGACGTTGATGCCCACCAGGTGACTCGCCGTATGGCTGAACGACACCGCGCGCATCGCCTTGCCGGCCTTGGTCTTTTGCACGACGAAGCGCAGCCCGAACATCAGGACGAAGCTGACGATGAAGATGGCGAGCTGGATGTTGTTGACGACGACGCCGTGGAAGTTGACGACCTCGCGGGTCTCGATCAGGGTGGGAAAGAATTTCGGGTCGGCCCCGAACAGCCACTGGCCGAAGTACTCCAGGAAGAGCGAGACGCCGATCGCGGTGATCAGGGCGTTGATGCGCGGGGCTTGGCGCAGCGGACGGTAGGCGAGGCGCTCGATCAGGGCGCCCAGCAGCGCGCAGACCAGCATGGCCGAGAGCATGACGAAGGCGAAGCGCGCGAAGGTCCCGCCCCCGGTCACCAGGCGGGCGGCGTAGTAGCCCACCATCGCGCCCACCATGTAGACGTCGCCGTGGGCGAAGTTGATCAGCCGCAGGACGCCGTAGACCATGGTGTAGCCCAGGGCGATGAGCGCGTAGATGCTGCCCCAGGCCAGGCCGTTGACGAGTTGTTGGAAAAATTCGGTCATTCCTACGCCGGATCCAGCGACTTGTGGAATTTCACCTTCCCGCCCTCGATCTTCAGGATGACGATCTTCTTCTTGGCGTTGCGCTGCGCGTCCATCGTGATGCTGCCGGTGACGCCTTGAAAGTCCTTGGTGGCGGCGAGCGCGTCGCGGATCTTCGGGCCCTCGTCGCTGCCCGCGCGCTTGATCGCGTCAAAGAGGATGTTGGCCGCGTCATAACCCAGGACCGCCATCGCGTCGGGGACCTTGCCGAACTTGGCCTGGTATTTCTTGATGAAGTCCTGGACCACCGGCGAGGGGTCGTCCGCGGAGTAGTGGTTGCTGAAATAGCTGCCCTCCACCGCGGCGCCGCCGATCTCGAGGGTCTTCGGGCTGTCCCAGCCGTCCCCGCCCATCAGCGGGACGTTGAGGCCCAGGTCGCGGGCCTGGCGGGCGATCAGGCCCACCTCGGTGTAGTAGCCGGGGACGTAGATGGCCTGCGGAGCGGCGCTCTTGATGTCGGTGAGCTGGGCTCGGAACTCGATGTCGCCCTCCGAGTAGCTCTGTTTGGCGACGATCTCGCCGCCCAATTCTTTGAAGGTCTTTTCGAAGAACTCCATCAGGCCCACGCTGTAGTCGTTCTTGATGTCGTAGAGGATGGCGACCTTGCGCAGCCCCAAGTCGTTGAAGGCGAAGCGGGCCATCGAGGAACCTTGGAAGGTATCGACGAAGCAGGCGCGGAAGATGTAGTCGCCCACCTCGGTGACCTTGGGGTTGGTCGAGGCGGGCGAGATCATCGGAATCTTGCTCTTCTGGGCCTCGGGGGCGGCGGCCAGGCTGCGGGAGGAGGCGACCTCGCCGATCAGGGCCTTGACCTGGTTTTGTTTGATCAGCTTCAGGACCGCGGTGCGGGCCTCTTCCGGCTTGCTTTGGTCGTCCTCGACGATCACCTCGACCTGCTTGCCCAGGAGGCCGCCGGTCTTGTTGACCTCTTCCAGGGCGAGCTGCACCCCGTCGTTCATCGACTGGCCGAAGGTGGCGGTCGTCCCGGTCAAGGAGGCGAACTCCCCGAGCGTCAGGACGTTTTCGTTTTTCTTGCAGGCGCTTAAGGCCACGAGGGCCGCCAGGCCGAAACGGAAGAGATTTTTCATGGATGCTCCTCGGCGCCGCGAGCCCAGGCGAGAAGGCGCCTCGCCGCCCATAACACTTAAAAAGGCTTTTTCTGGCAAGTCATTTATGGATTTCGGGCGTTTATCCAAAGAATGCGCTGGATCGGAACGGTCCTCGTATGGCAGGTCTGCCGAAGCCCCGCTTGACTGGGGGGCTTAAGCTCCTTAAGATCGCAGAATTTCATCCAGAGACCCTGCGTGGCCCAGAATCGCGGGGCTCTTCATACCTTATCTCGGAGGAAACATTGTGAAGTCATTCCCAAAAACTCTATCGAAGCTCCTGCTCGGCGCCGCCTTGGCCGCCGCCCTGGTCGTTCCCACCGCCTGCGGTCCCAGCCAAGAGCAGCTGGAGAAGGCCGTCGGCGACTACATCCAAAAGAACCCCCAGGCCCTGCAGAAGCCCATCCAAGAGGCCATGAAGGCGGCCCGCCCGCAGCGTCCGCCCGAGCTGCCGCTGGCCGACCGCATCAAAAACGCGATCAAGGTCCCGATCGACAATGCGCCGACCAAGGGGGCTGAAAACGCGCCCATCACGATGGTCGTCTTCTCCGAGTTCCAATGCCCCTTCTGCAAGCGGGTCCTGCCGACCATCGACCAGATCCTGAAGGAATACGACGGCAAGGTCCGCCTGGCCTTCCGCCACAACCCCTTGCCCTTCCACCCCAACGCCATGCCGGCCGCCAAGGCCTCGATGGCGGCCAAGGACCAAGGCAAGTTTTGGGAGATGCACGACGCCCTCTTCGCCAACCAGCAGGACTTGAGCGAGGCGGGCATTATGAAGGCGGCCAAAGAGGCCGGCCTGGACCTCAAGAAGTTTGAGGTCGATTTCAAGTCGACCAAGTACGACACCGTTATCAAGGAAGACATGGAGTTCGCCCGGGCCAACGGCGCCACGGGGACCCCGGCCTTCTTCATCAACGGCGTCGCCCTGAAGGGGGCCCAGCCCTTCCCGGCCTTCAAGCAGATCATCGAGGCCCTGCTCAACCCCGGATCGGTCCCGCCGGCCCCGGCGGCGGCCAAGGCCCCGGCCCCGCAGCCGCAATAACTGAATCATTTTGGGAATAAATATTCCCACTCCAGGAACAGGCCGGAGGGCAAACTAGCCCTCCGGCCTTTTTCTAAACCATGGAAGTCTTTCTCCAGGAATACGGGATCTACCTAGGCGCCGGCCTCGTCGGGCTGACGGGGCTCTTTTCCGGCCTATTTCTGTACCGAAAACGTCAGGCCAAGCGCCAGGTGGCCTCCACCATGACCTTGGGGCTGGAGAAGACCCACGACCAGCTCAAGGTCCGC
Protein-coding regions in this window:
- a CDS encoding branched-chain amino acid ABC transporter permease gives rise to the protein MKRLLAVLLCVAVLWGLNRAFDAYLNPYYLQILVYIGINVVMATSLNLINGYTGQFNLGHAGFMAVGAYASAAFSVYAHPALRGLLGFLPATALDPLLFLVSLAVGVCAAILSGLAIGLPTLRLRGDYLAIATLGFGEIVLVVINNMEVVGGARGFSDIPGYANFFWVFLFAALTVYVIGRITRTAKGLSFAAIREDEIAALSLGISNTRVKVTAFVIGAGFAGLGGGLYAHYLNYLHVNSFGFLKSVDFVVMVVLGGMGNLWGVVIAAALLTMLPELLRGFAEWRMILYSLLIIATMLLRSKGVSIKQWVRSS
- a CDS encoding branched-chain amino acid ABC transporter permease; protein product: MTEFFQQLVNGLAWGSIYALIALGYTMVYGVLRLINFAHGDVYMVGAMVGYYAARLVTGGGTFARFAFVMLSAMLVCALLGALIERLAYRPLRQAPRINALITAIGVSLFLEYFGQWLFGADPKFFPTLIETREVVNFHGVVVNNIQLAIFIVSFVLMFGLRFVVQKTKAGKAMRAVSFSHTASHLVGINVNRIISLTFVLGSVLAAAAGILVGLSNPKIDPLMGLMPGLKAFVAAVLGGIGNIPGALIGGLIMGVAETLVAGYISSTYRNALAFIILILILLFRPEGILGKSTREKV
- a CDS encoding ABC transporter substrate-binding protein, with protein sequence MKNLFRFGLAALVALSACKKNENVLTLGEFASLTGTTATFGQSMNDGVQLALEEVNKTGGLLGKQVEVIVEDDQSKPEEARTAVLKLIKQNQVKALIGEVASSRSLAAAPEAQKSKIPMISPASTNPKVTEVGDYIFRACFVDTFQGSSMARFAFNDLGLRKVAILYDIKNDYSVGLMEFFEKTFKELGGEIVAKQSYSEGDIEFRAQLTDIKSAAPQAIYVPGYYTEVGLIARQARDLGLNVPLMGGDGWDSPKTLEIGGAAVEGSYFSNHYSADDPSPVVQDFIKKYQAKFGKVPDAMAVLGYDAANILFDAIKRAGSDEGPKIRDALAATKDFQGVTGSITMDAQRNAKKKIVILKIEGGKVKFHKSLDPA
- a CDS encoding ABC transporter ATP-binding protein; the encoded protein is MTLLEVQDCGISFGGLKALSGLSFSLKAQELMAIIGPNGAGKTTFFNLLTGVYVPTSGELRFQDTLLNPLKPQEINRLGVARTFQNIRLFPDLSVLDNVRAACYQRVGYSLWDAVLAGKKFHAEEAAIAAEAEALLERFHLAEHRDERAKNLSYGDQRRLEMVRALATRPKLLLLDEPAAGMNASEKRELIELIRRLHEELKLSILLIEHDMAVVMNLCPRILVLDYGVPIAEGTPEQIRSDPKVIEAYLGERAPKL
- a CDS encoding ABC transporter ATP-binding protein, with translation MLTIQDLHVHYGAIHALKGVSLHVKAGEIVTLIGSNGAGKTTLVRSISGLIRPSRGSLRYETPGHQVDLAREPSHRIVAHGVAQVPEGRMIFANLSVKENLELGAYGRRDRKNFAGDMERIFGLFPRLRERIAQSAGTLSGGEQQMLAIGRALMSRPTLLLLDEPSLGIAPALVQQIFKTLKEINREGTTLLLIEQDAYLALETADRAYVLETGEITMEGKASELLKDPAVRKAYLGEV